A window of the Canis lupus baileyi chromosome 8, mCanLup2.hap1, whole genome shotgun sequence genome harbors these coding sequences:
- the LOC140638190 gene encoding hemoglobin subunit alpha, whose translation MVLSPADKTNIKSTWDKIGGHAGDYGGEALDRTFQSFPTTKTYFPHFDLSPGSAQVKAHGKKVADALTTAVAHLDDLPGALSALSDLHAYKLRVDPVNFKLLSHCLLVTLACHHPTEFTPAVHASLDKFFTAVSTVLTSKYR comes from the exons ATGGTGCTGTCTCCCGCCGACAAGACCAACATCAAGTCCACTTGGGATAAGATTGGTGGCCACGCTGGCGACTACGGCGGAGAGGCGCTGGACAG GACCTTCCAGTCCTTCCCCACCACCAAGACCTACTTCCCGCACTTCGACCTGAGCCCCGGCTCCGCCCAGGTCAAGGCCCACGGCAAGAAGGTGGCTGATGCGCTGACCACTGCCGTGGCCCACCTGGACGACCTGCCCGGTGCCCTGTCCGCCCTCAGCGACCTGCACGCCTACAAGCTGCGCGTGGACCCCGTCAACTTCAAG ctcctgaGCCACTGCCTGCTGGTGACCCTGGCCTGCCACCACCCCACCGAATTCACCCCTGCTGTCCACGCCTCCCTGGACAAGTTCTTCACCGCTGTGAGCACCGTGCTGACCTCCAAGTACCGTTAA
- the HBQ1 gene encoding hemoglobin subunit theta-1 isoform X2, which yields MAMALSGADRAAVRALWRKLGGNVGIYATEALERTFCSFPATKTYFPHFDLSPGSAQVKAHGQKVADALTTAVAHLDDLPGALSALGALHAHRLRVDPAHFQLLSHCLLVTLARHYPGDLAPAMHASLHKFLSHVTSALASRYG from the exons ATGGCGATGGCGCTGTCCGGCGCGGACAGGGCGGCGGTGCGCGCCCTGTGGAGGAAGCTGGGCGGCAACGTCGGGATCTACGCGACCGAGGCCCTGGAGAG gaccttctgctccttccccgcCACCAAGACCTACTTCCCGCACTTCGACCTGAGCCCCGGCTCCGCCCAGGTCAAGGCCCACGGCCAGAAGGTGGCCGACGCGCTGACCACCGCCGTGGCCCACCTGGACGACCTGCCCGGCGCCCTGTCCGCCCTCGGCGCCCTGCACGCCCACAGGCTGCGCGTGGACCCCGCGCACTTCCAG CTCCTGAGCCACTGCCTGCTGGTGACCCTCGCCCGCCACTACCCCGGAGACCTCGCGCCCGCCATGCACGCGTCGCTGCACAAGTTTCTGAGCCACGTGACCTCGGCGCTGGCCTCCCGCTACGGCTGA